A region of the Lachancea thermotolerans CBS 6340 chromosome E complete sequence genome:
CTTTGGAACGAGCTCAAGCTTAAGAGTTTGACAAAACTGTGTACAGTGATTTACAGCACGTCctctcttttgcttctcaCCAGACTGCAACTCAATATTTTGGCAAGAAGAGAGTATATCGAAACGGCTGTTAAGGTCGCAGTAGACAAGGAGTCATCACAATCATCTATCGCCGGTTGGCTTGCCAATTGGTGGCACGCCGAGACGTGGGCTGCagttcaagaagacgaaaaggaGCCAGAGGGTCCCGAACTTTCCGAAAAAGCGCAGCAGGCGCGCAGGTCAAGCTATATTAACGAACAAGCATTTCTATCATTTTCCTGGTGGCTACTGAATCGCGGGTGGTTGCAGTTCAAGTCTCTGGCTGAGAACTTGGTGGAGCGTCACTTCGGCGATCTGAATCCCCGTGATATGCTTACCGTTGAAGAGTTTGGAGGTAGGCTGTCAAGTGTCTTACATGCCATTAATCAGGAGCTTCTTGTCAAGACAGACGCTGAACAGGCCCTACAGATGATCCTATTGCCCGACCCAAATTTGGAGCAGTTTGTGCTACAGCAGACGCTTGAttcagaagctttgaagcttctctaCGAGGATAATACCGTTTTACGTCAACTGCTCAACGAGACTACCAAGTGCATTGAGTCAACCGCGTCTCTAATCGTATTGGAAAGCCTGGTTAACGATGCTTACCAGTTCGCCATGTCTCTCATCGCGGACAACGTAtccaagaagagcaagcaaAAAATTGATCAAGACAACTCCGAAGCCTCAGAACCCAAGTTTCAGATGGCGCTTTTTTCGATCACTTCGAAGCACTGTTGCGACGAAATGTTAAAAAGTGGCATTGTCTCGATGAATAACCTGTTTTTGCAAAGGCTGGACTCCATTACAGAACTGGACGACCTCAGCGCTAGCGTTTATAGTAACTTTGGGTTCTAAATAGCTTTTTTAGCCACGCCTTGTGACGCTTCCTTCGCTGGGAAGGTGGTGTTTTCGTTAAACGTTATGAGCTCCAGATACTAAGTACGACACGGTTTTACGAAAGCAGAGGCCCTACACCTTTAATAGCACTAACCACACTAAAAGACTCAAGTACCTTGGCTTTGGTATAGCACAACAACTGTATTCGTCAGCATATACTAAAATGGGAAAGGACAAGGCACAGAATGTCGTACTCGTCTCTGTTGAGGGTGAGAGGTTCACTGTCGAGCGGAAAATCGCCGAAAGGTCTCttttattgaagaactACTTGAATGACATGCAAGACAACGGCTTGCAAAGCGATGGGAGTGACTCggaagaggaggaggatGCTGATGACGAGGATGGTGATGACGAAATCGTAATGCCGGTGCCCAACGTAAGGTCATCAGTGCTACAAAAGGTCATCGAATGGGCCGAACATCATAAAGACTCCAACTTCCCAGACGAGAACGATGACGATGCACGCAAAACTGCACCAGCTGACCCTTGGGACCGCGAGTTTCTCAAAGTCGATCAAGAAATGCTTTACGAGATCATGCAAGCTGCAAATTATCTCAATATAAAGCCTTTGCTGGACGCTGGATGCAAAGTTGTCGCTGAAATGATTCGCGGAAGAACTCCTGAGGAAATTAGAAGGACCTTCAACATTGTCAACGACTTCACGCCCGAAGAGGAAGCCGCTATAAGGCGTGAAAACGAATGGGCCGAGGATCGCTAAGAAAATGTACCTGAGATATTTTCCATGTGTTAAAAAATGCCGAAATGTTTCCCGTAGTGCGCACGAAATTTAGTGGACATTCAACGGCTGAGGCGTTGCCTAACTTCGCTTGTGTTGGAGAACTACCAGTAGCGCGTACGTAACGATCTAAAGTTTAGTTTGTTTCCTTTCAAGTTATTATTATCTATACTTAGATAGTATTCGAATCATTCACCGAGAAGAGCACTTCAGCGGCACTTCTGCAAGCTGGCCTTAACCTCGGAACGCAACTCGCTTCTAGCATTATCCTGGAAAGGGCACgccaaaaaacaagccCATATTATCTTTTCGGCTCTATTCAATATTATTTTTTGCTAAGTTCGGCTTTATTTTTGCTTTGTGGAGAGAGACCTGAAATAACGGTCCAAGCTTTCAAGGGCAATaaaacaaaagttttgcCTCAGTACATGATTAGCAAGCGGgcagttgaagaactcAACCGGTAATTTGCATTCATAGGATGGGTCTATTCAGCAAAAAGCGAAAGGGCTCAACAAAGAAAGGCAATAAACATGAAGCCCCGAAAAGAGCGCCATCGACATCGGCGGAAAATAACGGTCGTCACACTGTTGCAAGGCGTAGTATTAGGGATAGCGTAACATCAAACCTGACCTCGGACCAAGGTTCTAGTGTTGCCCCGGGCTCTGCAACCGATACACACTTTGGGAGCGTTAAGAGGCGGCGTAGTAGTCCGAGTCCAAAAAGACCTAAAAGAAGGCCCAGTGAGATAGTGAAATCTAAGATCGGCAACCTTAACCATAGCAAACATCTGCATCCACCGGATGAACTGAGAAGCCCGCAAAGTGCTACGGAGTCTAGTCATACTTCCCCCAAACTCAGCACTAAGATTAGCGTCTTGAGCAATACAAAGCCGTGGAACGCGAACACCAACACCAACAGTGACACTGCAGAAGGAGGAAATCCCGATAACAAAAGCGACTATGAAGCCAGAAACTCGAGCGGCATATTTTCTACAATAGTTTCTGCATGCCATAACGCAGCAAATCATttgttgacgaaaacgagCGACAAGTCATTTTCCGCAGACAGCCAACCATGGATGccaaaagagaaggcaaGAACCAGCGACACACAACCCCAAGAGCCACAAAattcagcttttttgaagcatctTGATTTCCTGCTGTCGCCGTCATCAATGGCTCAGCCAAATAGTCAGCAAACCTTGCTATCCTCTGCTCCAAGCCAAACTGGGACAAATCCATCTTTAGCATCAAGTCGCGAACTTCGCGATTCTGAAATCTCCAGTCAACCAAGTGGCCATGTTGATAGTATTGATGGTCATGCTTCCGCAGCTGAAACTGAAATTATGTCACTGACAGATGGAATAAGGTTTTACCCCCGCAAAGGCGAGTCTCACATTGCCACATTCGGGAAGGGAAATCTAACGCTTGATGCTTTGAGTAAAACATCCTCATCTGATGAGCCACTTGACGCTGGCTCTTTCCATGAAAGAGAACTACACACCCTCAGCGTCACTAATGCAGCCAAAAACCCCACCCGGCAAAGAGGGAAAAGCCTTCACAGCTTCGATGCAAAAACGAGAGTACAGAATTTAGAGGAAAATGGCTCAACTATCTCTCCAGTGAAGAGCGATCCTGGAACGAAAGTTAGCTCTCCTCTTAACGAAAAAGATGACGCAGCCGACTTGAGCGGCAAAGATGTTTCAAAAGACGTTTCCAAGGACGCTTCTAAGTTAACGGAACCAAACAGCGAAGAAAAATCTCggaaaagatcaagtaCATTTAGGATCATGTGCCCTCGGCCTTCATCACCTAGTTTATCAGCGCTCAAGGTAATTCCCACAAGGAGCCAAAGAAATTCTATGCAGCGGGCGCGGTCATCGAGTATCACAGAAAGCGGCTTGCACTCACCATCGGGGCTTTCAtcagatgaagaagaacattcCCTCGTCGAAGGAACGGACAAGAAAATCCACAAGCCACACATTtcagagaaaaagaacaatgAGTTTCATGCGCTCTTTAAGGATTCTGGGATTTCACCGGATGAACAGCTGTTAGCAGATTACAGTTGCGCTTTCTCGCGTGATATTTTGCTTCAGGGGAGGATCTATATTTCAAGAGAGCACATATGCTTCAATTCTAGCATTTTAGGATGGGTCACAAGCTTTGTTATTCCGTTTAAAGAGGTTGTTcaaattgaaaagaaatCTACCGCAGGTATATTTCCTAATGGCATAGTATTCCAAACATTGCATTCTCGGTACATTTTTGCCTCTTTTATGTCTCGCGATTCGGCCTTCGACTATATCACTCACGTCTGGAACCACGTCGTTGTTGGTACCGATGGCAGCGGATCTCCAAACGGAACGTCAGGAAGCGTAGGCTCCAATAGTCGAAAGAGAACAATGAACTCCAACTTTGAGCTCGAGACTGAGGGCGCAGGTAGACTTCTATCTGATGGCTACTCAAGTGGAGATGAAACTTCTGACGACGAATATGAAGACGAAACTGATATGACCACCAGCGATGGAGAAATGTCTCATACGGTTCGGTCTGCTAGTGCCAGCTCTTCTCaatatgattttgaaacaacAAATAAATCAAGTGTGTGGACTTTGGGTCCTTCAAAGCATGCTCCCACTTCTTACGACCTAGATGATGCTGACAACCGAGTGGTTGCGGAAACGGTATTTGAAGCACCTCTAGGGAAAATTGTCAATATTCTCTATGGAGATGATGTTTCATACACAGAACAGATCTTAAAAGCGCAGAAGAATTACAATATATCGAATATCCCAACGATACTGGGGACGAAAGAGAGAAAATATTCGTATACCAAACCTTTAGCTGGCGCGATTGGTCCCAGTAAAACAAGCTGCGAAATCACAGAAAGTTTAGAGCATTATGATTTGGAAGACTATGTCAAAGCCGTGCagttatcaaaaactccCGACGTCCCCTCCGGAAATCTGTTTGTTGTTAAAACTTCATTATACCTTTCCTGGGCGCCACGAAATTCCACGAAATTAACTGTGGTGGTATCTATTGAGTGGTCAGGAAAAAGTTGGCTGAAGGCAGCCGTAGAAAAAGGGACATACGATGGTGTAACCAACACCACCAAGACTTTGATCGAAGAGGTCAACAAAATCATCCAAATTACGGACAAGAAGTCAGTAAAGACACCACCAAGCGaaggagaagcagaagtaCCTAATTTGCCCACAGCTGGACCATCGGAACACGCCAGCACCTCTTCACACTACACTAAGGAGGATGGGGATGTTACTATTGACGATACAATAGTAATACCAGCTCCTTTGGGCACTGTTTACCAATTACTCTTCGGAAGCGATACTTCTTACGCTCAGAGAATAATTGAGAAGCAGGGAAACTACGACTTGACTTCTGTTCCTAAGTTCAAGAAC
Encoded here:
- the SKP1 gene encoding SCF ubiquitin ligase subunit SKP1 (similar to uniprot|P52286 Saccharomyces cerevisiae YDR328C SKP1 evolutionarily conserved kinetochore protein that is part of multiple protein complexes) is translated as MGKDKAQNVVLVSVEGERFTVERKIAERSLLLKNYLNDMQDNGLQSDGSDSEEEEDADDEDGDDEIVMPVPNVRSSVLQKVIEWAEHHKDSNFPDENDDDARKTAPADPWDREFLKVDQEMLYEIMQAANYLNIKPLLDAGCKVVAEMIRGRTPEEIRRTFNIVNDFTPEEEAAIRRENEWAEDR
- the PEX3 gene encoding Pex3p (similar to uniprot|P28795 Saccharomyces cerevisiae YDR329C PEX3 peroxisomal membrane protein), coding for MSGRRSIWQRHRSKLYFSSAILATLLTTGAVSLYLIKKWLLRQQLKISEQQFVKEQIKRRFTQTQQDALYTIYELMPVLSLVLAKDLDVDEIVGELKGKKLSRHLSQRSASVKEDGEQDGLSSGMSTSLTDAQAPRASFAGQDPTAKTKAELWNELKLKSLTKLCTVIYSTSSLLLLTRLQLNILARREYIETAVKVAVDKESSQSSIAGWLANWWHAETWAAVQEDEKEPEGPELSEKAQQARRSSYINEQAFLSFSWWLLNRGWLQFKSLAENLVERHFGDLNPRDMLTVEEFGGRLSSVLHAINQELLVKTDAEQALQMILLPDPNLEQFVLQQTLDSEALKLLYEDNTVLRQLLNETTKCIESTASLIVLESLVNDAYQFAMSLIADNVSKKSKQKIDQDNSEASEPKFQMALFSITSKHCCDEMLKSGIVSMNNLFLQRLDSITELDDLSASVYSNFGF
- the YSP2 gene encoding Ysp2p (weakly similar to uniprot|P38800 Saccharomyces cerevisiae YHR080C Hypothetical ORF), whose protein sequence is MGLFSKKRKGSTKKGNKHEAPKRAPSTSAENNGRHTVARRSIRDSVTSNLTSDQGSSVAPGSATDTHFGSVKRRRSSPSPKRPKRRPSEIVKSKIGNLNHSKHLHPPDELRSPQSATESSHTSPKLSTKISVLSNTKPWNANTNTNSDTAEGGNPDNKSDYEARNSSGIFSTIVSACHNAANHLLTKTSDKSFSADSQPWMPKEKARTSDTQPQEPQNSAFLKHLDFLLSPSSMAQPNSQQTLLSSAPSQTGTNPSLASSRELRDSEISSQPSGHVDSIDGHASAAETEIMSLTDGIRFYPRKGESHIATFGKGNLTLDALSKTSSSDEPLDAGSFHERELHTLSVTNAAKNPTRQRGKSLHSFDAKTRVQNLEENGSTISPVKSDPGTKVSSPLNEKDDAADLSGKDVSKDVSKDASKLTEPNSEEKSRKRSSTFRIMCPRPSSPSLSALKVIPTRSQRNSMQRARSSSITESGLHSPSGLSSDEEEHSLVEGTDKKIHKPHISEKKNNEFHALFKDSGISPDEQLLADYSCAFSRDILLQGRIYISREHICFNSSILGWVTSFVIPFKEVVQIEKKSTAGIFPNGIVFQTLHSRYIFASFMSRDSAFDYITHVWNHVVVGTDGSGSPNGTSGSVGSNSRKRTMNSNFELETEGAGRLLSDGYSSGDETSDDEYEDETDMTTSDGEMSHTVRSASASSSQYDFETTNKSSVWTLGPSKHAPTSYDLDDADNRVVAETVFEAPLGKIVNILYGDDVSYTEQILKAQKNYNISNIPTILGTKERKYSYTKPLAGAIGPSKTSCEITESLEHYDLEDYVKAVQLSKTPDVPSGNLFVVKTSLYLSWAPRNSTKLTVVVSIEWSGKSWLKAAVEKGTYDGVTNTTKTLIEEVNKIIQITDKKSVKTPPSEGEAEVPNLPTAGPSEHASTSSHYTKEDGDVTIDDTIVIPAPLGTVYQLLFGSDTSYAQRIIEKQGNYDLTSVPKFKNDVREYQYMKPLSGPVGPKKTKCLIEEKIEHKDFEDYVVARQITKTPDVPSGSSFSVHTKFHIYWGPDNSTRILVVSKVVWTAKSWIKGAIEKGSLEGQKSSIKVLEQELKDIVSNAGKIKKTPAKRSPRPRGKRQRTSEKAPIVDSSASSKGNTSFTSILKQFFNVSLSSYQMLGVIFVLFLVFGATVRAFMGGNSNSFRVVKPGRIVIDGNSYNYAPTLNTLYGAYEQEVRSRKSVSRSPNIVTSSEGEIWEWIKDRGNILPEDHSKKSARKRLTIHKRQELEEAVRLAEDKLKELKIQLNDSRLP